From one Streptomyces sp. NBC_01478 genomic stretch:
- a CDS encoding DUF5063 domain-containing protein, with product MSDATLHATDPDPDDFAVQIADQVESFLVAVFEVAKGEDPDSAVPFLLLEVSQLLLAGGRLGAHEDILPDERYEPDLGPEPDVDEIRERFAVMLEPIDVYSEVFDPYDPRTAPVPARISDDLADIITDLRHGMAHYRAGRTTEALWWWQFSYFSNWGSTASAALRALQSLVAHVRLNQPLPELDGLDTDVSMGDETLEFEAGRVMAEEIGEPLGIRPVK from the coding sequence ATGTCTGACGCCACGCTGCATGCCACCGATCCGGACCCGGACGACTTCGCGGTCCAGATCGCGGACCAGGTTGAGAGTTTCCTGGTGGCCGTGTTCGAGGTCGCGAAGGGCGAGGACCCCGACTCGGCGGTCCCCTTCCTCCTCCTGGAGGTGTCCCAACTCCTCCTGGCGGGCGGCCGGTTGGGCGCGCACGAGGACATCCTCCCGGACGAGCGCTACGAGCCCGACCTGGGCCCGGAGCCGGACGTGGACGAGATCCGCGAGCGCTTCGCGGTGATGCTGGAGCCGATCGACGTGTACTCGGAGGTCTTCGACCCCTACGATCCGCGCACGGCCCCGGTACCGGCCCGCATCTCCGACGACCTTGCCGACATCATCACCGACCTCCGCCACGGCATGGCCCACTACCGCGCCGGCCGCACCACGGAGGCCCTGTGGTGGTGGCAGTTCTCCTACTTCTCCAACTGGGGCTCCACCGCCTCGGCCGCCCTGCGCGCCCTCCAGTCCCTGGTCGCCCACGTCCGCCTCAACCAGCCCCTCCCGGAACTGGACGGCCTGGACACGGACGTGAGCATGGGCGACGAGACGCTGGAGTTCGAGGCGGGCCGGGTGATGGCGGAGGAGATCGGCGAGCCGCTGGGGATCAGGCCGGTGAAGTAG
- the recR gene encoding recombination mediator RecR, whose translation MYEGVVQDLIDELGRLPGVGPKSAQRIAFHILQAEPTDVRRLAQCLMEVKAKVRFCATCGNVAQEELCGICRDPRRDLSVICVVEEPKDVVAVERTREFRGKYHVLGGAISPIEGVGPDDLRIRELLARLADGTVTELIIATDPNLEGEATATYLARMIKPMGLKVTRLASGLPVGGDLEYADEVTLGRAFEGRRLLDV comes from the coding sequence TTGTACGAAGGCGTGGTCCAGGACCTCATCGACGAGTTGGGGCGGCTCCCCGGCGTCGGTCCCAAGAGCGCGCAGCGGATCGCCTTCCACATCCTGCAGGCGGAGCCGACGGACGTCCGCCGGCTCGCGCAGTGCCTGATGGAGGTCAAGGCGAAGGTCCGCTTCTGCGCGACCTGCGGAAACGTTGCGCAGGAAGAGCTGTGCGGCATCTGCCGCGACCCGCGCCGCGACCTCTCGGTGATCTGCGTGGTCGAGGAACCCAAGGACGTCGTAGCGGTCGAACGCACTCGCGAATTCCGGGGCAAGTACCACGTCCTCGGCGGCGCGATCAGCCCGATCGAAGGTGTCGGACCGGACGACCTGCGTATACGAGAACTTCTTGCGCGGTTGGCCGACGGTACGGTCACGGAACTGATCATTGCCACGGACCCGAATCTGGAAGGCGAGGCCACGGCCACGTACCTCGCCCGCATGATCAAGCCCATGGGCCTCAAGGTCACCCGCCTGGCCAGCGGCCTCCCGGTGGGCGGCGACCTGGAATACGCGGACGAGGTGACCCTCGGCCGCGCCTTCGAGGGGAGACGACTCCTAGATGTCTGA
- a CDS encoding trypco2 family protein: MADEVWMGLAEAIGAIRAELQQAARDGAGQEIQFRTGPVEIEFAVDMKKDGEARAKVLVLPFGAEAKASRSKGTTSRVKLTLQPVDAEGADRRIADDSGERPK, encoded by the coding sequence ATGGCCGATGAGGTATGGATGGGGTTGGCCGAGGCGATCGGGGCGATCCGCGCAGAGCTTCAGCAGGCGGCGCGGGACGGAGCGGGGCAGGAGATCCAGTTCCGGACGGGGCCGGTGGAGATCGAGTTCGCCGTGGACATGAAGAAGGACGGGGAGGCACGGGCGAAGGTCTTGGTGCTCCCGTTCGGCGCGGAGGCGAAGGCCTCGCGATCGAAGGGCACGACGAGCCGAGTCAAGCTCACACTCCAGCCGGTCGATGCCGAGGGCGCGGATCGGCGTATCGCGGACGACTCGGGGGAACGCCCCAAGTAA